Below is a genomic region from Polypterus senegalus isolate Bchr_013 chromosome 13, ASM1683550v1, whole genome shotgun sequence.
TGTGAATGAAATTATTGATAGAGAAGCGCTGTGTGACCGGGATAAGCCGTGCATTATGAACATTAAGATTATTATAGAAAATCCGATAGAAGTTCACCAGGCAGCAATTGAAATTTTAGACGTAAATGACAATTCTCCTGTATTTCATGTTAAGAATAAAATTCTGGAGATAATAGAATCCAGTCCTGTCGGATCGCGTTTTCCATTACAGGGGGCCGATGATTCAGATTTTGGTGTAAATTCAGTAAAATATTACCAGCTGAGTCAAAACGATCATTTTATTCTTGAGGTAGAAGAACGCAGCAGGAAGAGCAAAATCCCCGTATTAGTGTTACACAAAGGCCTCGACAGAGAACTTAAATCAAAGTATGATTTTGTGCTGTCAGCCGTAGACGGGGGCAGTCCTCCGAGATCTGGAAACATGAATATCACTGTGATGGTTGCAGATATTAACGATAATGCTCCAGTTTTTCTTGAACAGATGTATTCTGTAACACTGGAGGAAAATTCTCCTTTAGGAACACTTGTAGTGAAGGTGAATGCTTCAGATCTCGATGATGGCAGTAATGGATACATCATATACTCGTTTGGGGAGtctatacaaaataaagtatcTGAATTATTTCATTTAGATACATACACTGGAGAAATCACTGTTAATGGCATGATTGATTTTGAAGAGAAAGATCTTTACGAATTCGATGTTAAAGCATCAGACAGAGGAAATGTGCCAAGAAGCTCTTTTTGTACCGTGTTTATTCAAATTAAAGACATGAATGATAACGCACCCCAGATAGACATAACGACTTTATCAAGTTCTATACTCGAGGATGTAAAACCGGGATCAGTAGTCGGAGTAATAAGTATTACAGACTTGGATTCGGGATTTAATTCTAAAATCGCATGCACCATATCTGAAAAGTTGCCTTTTGAAATAAAGCCGTCAATTCAAGAAAATCTGTACTCTTTGATAACAAATTCGAGACTGGATCGGGAATTTGCATCTGAATATAACATAACGATAACTGCCAAAGACTTTGGTCACCCTTCTTTGTCGTCTTATAAAATTGTTTTAGTGAATGTTTTGGATGTGAATGACAACAATCCTAAATTTTTAGAAAATCTTTATGTATTCTTTGTTGAGGAAAATAACACACCAGGAGCCTCCATCTTTACATTAAGCGCAGTTGACGAGGACACAAATGAGAATGCTCTCATAACTTACTATTTGTGGGAAAATGAAGCTGCGGAGAAGCAAGTGGTGCCTTTTCTTAGTATAAATTCCAACAATGGACAAGTGACTACTTTCACAAGCTTTGACTTCGAACAAATGAAAAGCTTTACCTTCATTGTTGTAGCTAAAGACTCAGGAGTGCCGTCGCTAAGTAGTAACGTAACTGTAAACGTTTTTATTTTGGACCAAAATGATAATCCACCATTGGTCTTGTTTCCATTCCAAATAAATGGGACTGCAGTGGCAGAGGAGACGATTCCACGAAATGTCAAAGCGGGTTATTTGGTTACAAGATTAAGAGCCTACGATGCTGATGTCGGATATAAcgctttgctttctttttctctggAAGAAGCCACAGATTCGTCACTTTTCAGAGTGGGACGCTATACTGGAGAAATCAGAACTCTTCGTGCTATTGCTGAGTCTGATGTTACTGTGCATAAAATGGTTGTAATCGTAAAAGACAGCGGgagcctttcactttctgcatctGTAACAGTAATCGTGACAACAGCTGAAAACACTGAAGCGCATGCGTTGTCTGAAATTAAAACTTCGACACGAGAAGAGCCGGGAAATAAGACGACCTTTTATTTGATTATCGTTTTGGGTTCAGTTTCATCTTTGTTTGTCATCACAATTATTGGCCTGATTGCTTTCCAATGTCACAAGACTTATCATGGTTTCATCAGTAACAAGTACTTCGATGACACAAACTACGCCGAAGTTAGCGGATCACTTTTTCACAGCCATCATTATCAGACTGCAGAGAAGCGACTGGTGTTGATTGGACCAGAAATGAACAGAGAAGGCATGGTGGATGTGGGGAGCAATGCAAACACTCTGCTCATTTCAGACAGTGCAGTTAAAGTTGCACAAATGGTGAGTAATATTTGCCTTTAACGTAAATAACCCGGTAATAGTTAATATGTTATTATGGTGTCctcttttaattgtgttttatttcttttgaaataCTAATTCAGTTTATACTAATAATAAGAGGAATTGCTATAAAGTTGGAgttttgtgttatatttcacaGCTGTATCTAATAAGGTGTTACTTGATATAATTGGTGGATGTGTTTAGTTTTGTACTCAGTTTCACTTTTGTTGATTGCGAGGAGgaccaaattaacatttttagttcCTTATAATGTTTTGACTTGCTTTCAATTTCtttcaattataaaataaactaattttctataaaattttGTAATGAAATATGCCTTATATAAATCATAATGAAATGGGTAGAAACTTCATACTTACATGTCAATTCTGGAAAGAAATGACTGGCTGTAATGTAATGCTATGCTATTGCTTAGAAAAAGTTATGGAAAAAGTTTCCATTTCCCAAGATTTGACATCTTTAAACAAAGGAAACTTGGCCTTTATAAAAGTATGAGATGATTTTCCTTGATAGGGAAACGGTAAGATATTGTAGTTTGCTTATTTAACTTTTAAGACAACTCAAGATTCACAGACCCATTTAATATGATGAAAGGGGCCTGACCTTATTCCAATATAAAAAGGGAAGGAATCAAAAATCCACGGGATAATGTGAACACAAAATGACTCTCTCAAAGTGAGAAGCTAGAATCACTAATTAaactaaaatttatattttttggatACATGAAGGGTATATGACACAATCAGGCcatatgcaacaacaacaacaacatttatttctattgcacattttcatacaaataatgtggctcaaagtgttttacatgatgaagaaaagagaaagaaaagacaaagtaagaattaatataagacagcactaattaacatagaataagagtatcggaccaaaaaaacaaaacaactccagacggctggagagaaaaaataaaatctgcagggattccagaccatgagacccccagccccctctgggcattttaccgaacataaatgaaacagtcctctttgtataggattctcatggaaggacttgatgatgatggtgataagGACTTccagcttttaatccatcaatgtaggaacatcacagtgctttgattaggtggtggtgactcaggtcaccaccacagaaaactggaaaaagaaacagaagagaaagtaggggtgagtacggattttagagccaccatgaatagttatgataataaatggAATACATTGAATGTATGCAGGGATGTGAAAAAAGTACGTTTGATGCCATAAACCCAGGACACCagatctatgaggcagcagcgttcCTCACTACGCCACATTTAACACCTTGTCAAAGCAATGCATGTTTATTTAGCTAATTTCTTGAATTGTGCCATTCAAATATCATTTTGGGtgaaactgtatttttattactgttgccTCAGTATCCTACAAAACCGTGTATGAATCCTTATTAGTCCACTAATCATAGCCGCCTGAGTTTCTACATGATCTGTATCTTAATTCTTCCCCTTTGCTTTTGGTTTTATAaggtttgattattattattattattattattattattattattattattattgttattgttgttctttCCTCATCTTGTGTATTAGTTTATTTGGAGTCTGCTTATTGTCCCTGTagttatgtgtttgtgtgtttctacCTCTGTGTTGACTTTATAGCTTTTTGAGTGTTTGCTCCTGCTGTAAGGATAGGACTcagccattttaaattaaataaacttgtatttatttttttatattattattattattattattattattattattaatttcaattgGACAGAAATGTTATGACTCTTCCATTCATGTAATTTGAGTGAAATGCCATCCCATGTGGCTATGTGATACCAAGTTTGAATTGCTTCCAATTAATCAGAGGCAAAAATATGTCACCTTTGTCATTGGTGATGACCTTTGTGGTTTGGTGCCAGAACTTTCCATCCATGCAAAATAGATATAATCTGAGTCCTGATCTATTTAGTGCTAAGTTGCTGCTTCTGTCACCATTTGAAGCACCTCATTTGTCTTATTGAAGGTGCACTTGTGTTAAGCCAAATCTTCATATAGGAGGTGAGAGTCATTGTTCAGCGTTATATCAGCTAGCTGAGTGACTGCTGTTCAACCAATTCCTCCGATGAGGAATCAATTCCTCTTAAGACTGAATCTGCCTTTTGTAACAAGTGTTTTTAGTATGTTGACATAACTTGTATTAATGCCCTTTCCCAAGCATATTACCACATAGAAAATTAAACTTGGCACTACAGATtggtaaaaaatatttaagactGGACTACATACACCAAAGTAACTCAGGTGCCTTCTGAAGTAGAGGCACTTCAGGCCCTTATTGTATACAGAAGGCCTTTGTGTTTGTGCTCTACTCAAGCCTAAGGTACTTACATGTCCTCAATACCTCCACACCTTCACCATCAATGAGCACTGGAGGCTGAGTGAGTTTGACCCTCCTGAAGTCTATGACTATGTCCTTTGTCTTATTGCTgttgagctacaggtgattcagTTTGCAACATTTAATAAAGTTCTTCACTATTGCTGGGTTTTCATTTTCTGACCAACCACTGGTACATCCAACTATTCCTGGATCATTGCAAAATTTCTGCAAATTACAGTACTCAGTATTGTATCTCaaatctgaggtgtacagagtaaatatGAAACAGCCAGTAGAGTTCAATGTGGAGCCCCTGTGCCACTCATGACCGTGTCCAATATGCAGTTTTAAATCCTCATAAATAGTGGTCTACCAGTCAGGTTATTGATTATCTGGGACACAATGGTAACATCAGCCTTCATTGACCGGAGCTTCTCCCATCGCATTTGGGAATCTATGATGTTGAATGCACTAGAGATGTGAAAAAACAATATTGTCACCCTGCTACCCTCTCCCTCCAGGCAGGAATAAACTCTATTCAGCACAAAGATGACAGCACTGTCCACCTTTGTGTGCTTTTGATAGGTGAGTTGCAGAGGGTCAAGTCCCATCAAGGCCAGGTGTCTCGCATGAGTCAATATTAGGCTTTTCAGGGTCTTCATAACAAGTGAATTCAGAGCCACCCCTCTACAGACATTTAAGATGTTTGCTGTACTGTCTTGGGAAGTGGTACATCACAAGGTTTTTTCTAGAATCGAACTTAGATTGAAGATACTCTGGAAACGCTATACACCAGtgattctcaaactgtggggcgggaccCCCTAGGagggcatgaagatgtgaaaaaaagaaaacaagaatcgaaaatataaaaaatacatctattgaaaccaaaataaattaacttaaactacattctgatactagaaaaataaatatagagttagatgaatgtcgataaaagttaagtaagtataataaaatatgcatctatgatatatcattcattaaaaaataacaaattcgtattagtgggctcctttcaaaaaaaccttagggggcgcgattaaaactgttatgaaaacgcGGGTCgtaaatacttaaaagttgagaaacgctgcaataTACACAGTTGTTCAGCACAATCTTTCAGTACAATCAGGTTAAAACCATCACGTCCAGCAACTTTGCATTACTTTAGTTTCTGCAGTTCATCTGGTCCTCTGTGAAAGTCAATTCTGGGTAATGGAGACGTTGATGGAATAGTGAATGTAAGTCATTGCTGCAGGTGCCTGAGGAGAAAATGTTTGGCAATTGGTGTGAAGATTGCAGGTCATGCATTGTGATAGTGAGGTTTGTGGTTTGTAGTCTCAGTTTTAATTCTTGTAATTGTTGTGAACAACACGTCTTTTGAATTCTATGAAGATTTGGCCCAACAGTggtgttttatttacttaatacTTTCCCAAcctcatttctttttcaattctAGAATGATGTGCTTTCAGAATGATTAAAATAAGTTCCATCTTCAAAGTTTTAGCTCATTTACATGGAAGTATTTTTcactaatttcaattttttttaacagatgagAAGTTGTGTTGGTTTAACTAGATATAATCACAAAATTGCAATGGCAGTGATGTTTTCTGTGTCTTCTttgttaaacaattttaatacattttgcatCTCTCTGTATATTAAAATTCTTATTACTGTGAAAGGGTTCAACGGACAtagaaagaggtttgggggcagccgcccGTATACTTAAATGAGGCTGCCTAAGAAACCAGagattgtgattcaatgtttacAGAACTCAGGCCAAAACTAGAACAAAAAGACGGGCAAATATGGCGGATTGAAATGCTGGCAGGGGGCATTGATGTCTTtggggcaggaactggaagtgatgtcatcagggctggaaAATGGAAGCGACATCATTGGgccaggaaccggaagtgacgtcattagatCCAGATGGAAATTCCGGTGGTCGGTTTGCCAAAGAGAAAGAGTAAGGATTAGTGTACTCTGCCATCCTCtgctctggcatggaattaccttagTTTCAGCCTTttcgctgcctcccatgcacacgcgtgacatggcccccccctcagcccagacccattgggttggGTGTTCctgaccgagaggtcgtgaacccgagaaagagcatcggcGTTGGTGTGATGAGAACCTTGTCGGTGAACAAGTGAAAATTTATAAGGCTGCAGGTCTAAAAACCACCTGCACTCTTTGTGCACGGCTGTCCACCGCACAGGTGCATGGTCCATAAACAAGGTGAACTCACAGCCCAGGAgatagtacctcagctgagtaatcagcCATTTGATCCCCAAGGCCTCCCGCTCCACCACCACATGCCATGGTTTCCCATTCCAGCAATTTCCAGCTCCAGAACAAgatggggtgttcgacaccattgaCGCTCCGGCTCAGCACAGCcaccaggcctgtgtccaaagcgtccatctggagtataaaaggcaaagaaaagttaggagccTTTAAACTAGGCGCCgatgtaagggcctgttttaagtcacaaaatgcagcttctGTATTGTCACCCCATATCACACTGttaggggccctcttctttgtgtGGTTAGTCAAGGGTGCCGCTGTCTCAGAAAATCGGGTTACAAACTGACGGTAGTAACCTGCTAAtctgagaaaggcttggacctgcttcTTGGTCTTCGGCCAATtggccaattcaaaatggcatctactttggtaCACTGTGGTCTTACAGTACCCTGGCCTACCAGGttgcctaaatatttggctttgttcATCCTAAAGAAACACTTCTTCATATTGATACAAAGACCAGCTTCCCCTAGTGTCCACGATACTGCTCTGACCTGCTGTAGGTGCTCCTTCCATGTGCTGGTATAGATGACTACGttatccaggtaggcagcactataggcgTTATGAGGacagagcactttgtccaccagacattGTAAGGTCACAGGTGCTCCATTAACCTGAATTGAAGGAtacaatactgccagtgaccgctaggggtgctaaacacagTTTTAGCCTTTACATAGTctttaaaggaacctgccagtaccccttactCTTGTCAAGTTTGGTCACATATTCAGCCTGTCCCAGTAGCTTGAGGAGGTTGTCCACTCGCAGTATTGGGTAGGCGTCAAACTGGGAAACTTGATTAAgctgatggaagtcattgcaagaaatccaacttccatcaggcttactgaccatgacaataggactggaccagggactatgactttcctctatcacacctaATTCCTGCATGCGCTTGATCTCCAGTTTTACTTCTGCTCTTTTTGCCTCTGGGTATCAATACGGGTGTTCTCGAACGACTACTCTAGGTTCGGTCACAATATCCTTCTCAATCAGTGAGGTTCGTCCTGGTTTCCTGCTTACCACCTCAAgaacagacaggataactgtttccagctcctgtctCTGTTTGGCAGTCAAATTGGGTCCAAAGTTAAGGTTTGACTTGTGAGCAAAGAGGGAACAGGGCTGGCCGGAGGACGGATCAAGCTCCctatccttccatggtttcagcaggttcatgTTATACAGCTGTTCACTCGGCCAACGATTTGGTTGTTTTTCCAAATAGTCGATGAGTCCCTtcttctccttaacttcatatgggccttgccaattGGCTAATGGGACAATAGTTTAGCGTGGGATGTGGGAACAAGGACCATGACACGATCTCTGGGGCCAAACTCTCATAGAGATGTGCACAATCATACTGACGGACCTGTGCAGCTTGAGCTTTTTCCATGTGAGTTTTTACTGTAGgcctaattttttcaaatctatcatATAACTGTGTGATATACTGTAGCATATTTGTGGAGGGAAGTGCCTCTTCTTCCCAAAATTCTTTTAGAATATCCAACATACCCCAGGTTTGTCAcccgtataataattcaaaaggtgagaaccccgtggaaGCTTGTGGGAGTTCCCATTAGACAAAAGGGATGAGGGGGAGGAGATGGTCCCAGTCAGGACTTTTTTAGGGATTCCGAATCGTGCAAATagccctactaattcccgtgtgaTAGCTTTGGAAGTAACTGAGCACAACGGAACAGATTAGGgatatcgggtagcataatctaccaggaccagtATGTGTTTGTTTCCTCAAGCCAAGGGTTCTAAGGGTCCTACTAAATTGACCCCGACACATTCAAATAGGACGTCAATAAGGGGAACGGAAATAAcaggagcatggtccctcctgggaatttggCGCAATTGATACTCTGGACAGGATGTGCAAAAGCGGCAAACCTCcttgttaattcccggccaatagaatctgAGCTTGATCTGCTCAAGGGTTTTTTTCTGTGCCAATGAACCATCTAGGAGTTGGGTGTGTGCTAGCTCACAAATTGCCACTGGTAAATTCGTGGGATTGACAACAGTGACCTTACCTCATCTTCATGTTCGGCTACCTGATACAGAAGGTCGTTATTTaatacaaagtgaggtccctgtggcaagGGATGTTTTTTTGTGATGACCATTTACCagaaccactgcatttttagcaaaaacctttaaatgaagCCGGTGTTGGCTTAAATTGAAAGTGCAACTGAAAGTGAAATTGGTTAGGAAATCAATTTACATCTCCAGAAGGATCCCACGACTGAATTTGTAAACCTCAGTATAAAGTAATGCTGACAGTCACTTCAAATGCTGTTTCATATATAATATGCAAATATCAAATGTATTTGTGAATGCATCTTTCTTTATGTGACATCATCTAAtgatgaatcacatactcaaggacaccagtggcaACTGAGGGAAAGTACACTTAGAACAGAAGtcagaaaatattaatttacagaaagaattgtgggaatctggacCAAACTACTGAGGTATGTTGTTGAAGAAGCAACTCAGACACCATTTAAGaagtacctggatgagatattgggacagcttgaTGGTCTGAATGGCTCCCTCCCGTTAGTCAATGTTTCTATGTTCTTTTGTTCTACAGTATATCCTGAAAGATTTTGCTTTACAATGGCTTAGATTCATTTTGTTGCTCTGCTTCAGGACGGGAGTAGGATTGTAAGCTTTCCATCAGATACTTTTCCCAGTTTAAGTGATCACGAAAATAAACgtttcttttactttataattGAACTTTACTGCCAAGCAACATGTTCACTAGAAATTTCTCTCAGTGCTTCATCCATCCATAATATTTATAACAAACATTGCATATTTAATGCTCTTTACTTAACAAGAATATCTCTGCTCTGATCATTGCATGCATTGTGTGGGGTTTAATCAATAACAATGAAAGAGAGAAAGATGAAATACACTTTATCAATCATATAATGTAATACACTTCCGTACTGTTTTCTGAAAAAATACAGTTCAAGTGAAAGATTTATTGCACACAACTCTTTGAAAAAATggaacatttacattttcttgcatAGAATGTGTTTCAATGAAAATATTGGAACAGAAGGGTAAAAACATTTAGCTTAAGTTaatataaaccttttttttaaacggTCCATAATctgtgaaatgtaattattgaatgtatacattaattttatgtagaaaaaaatccTAATTCCAGGAAATAAAAAGCAGAACCATCTATATAAGACAATAGTGTACATTCAAACCTAAAATTATACATTATCAAAATAAATAGAATCAAATTCTGCTATCTGGCTATTAATCagtgtacagtactgtatttgtAACATGCAGTAATACTCTAAACAAACGCTGGGTGTCACTGCCATCCAACCTTTCAGCGTTGCTGTTTCAGTAAAGTCAATCCTGTGAGGCCCTGCccatatttttcttcttcttctccaggACGCACACAAGATGGGATAATTTTCTTTGATAAACCTCCTTCGAAAAAAGGACTATTCTACACGCTATgcatatatttcaaaatgaaaacgcCGGAATATAAATCTGTTTAATCCAACTAGCTGCTTCAGTGAAGGCTTTAAATAAtaagataacaatgaaagaactGGGTACCTATAAGCGTGTTCTCTTACGCCTCCTTTTTGTtatgtgcttttggataaacacactGGCACATCTCCGTTATTCTGTTCCAGAGGAGTCGATGCCAGGGACGATTATTGGGAACATTGTTAAGGATTTGGGACTCGACATTAAAAGTCTCCAAGGCCGCGGGTTTCGTGTCATTTCTGGATCAAAACAACAGCTGCTGCAGGTAAACCCGAGGACCGGCGTCCTGTTTGTGAACGAAATCATAGATAGAGAAGCACTGTGTGACCGGGATAAACCGTGCGTTATGAACATTAAGATTACTATAGAAAATCCGATAGAAGTTCATCAGGCAGCAATTGAAATTTTAGACGTAAATGATAATTCTCCTTCATTTCATGTCAAGAATAAAAGTCTGGAAATATCAGAGTCCACTCCAGTCGGATCGCGTTTCCCATTACAGGGGGCCGATGATCCCGATTTTGGTGTGAACTCTGTAAAATTTTATCAGCTGAGTCAAAATGATAATTTTATTGTTGAGGTAGAAGAACgcagcaagaaaagcaaaatcCCAGTGCTAGTGCTACATAAAGGCCTTGACAGggaaatgaaatcaaaatataattttgtgttgTCAGCTATTGACGGGGGCAGTCCTCCGAGATCTGGAAACATGAATATCACTGTTATGGTTGCAGACTTTAACGATAATGCTCCAGTTTTTGTTGAacacatttattctgttataCTAGAAGAAAATGCACCTTTAGGAACTCTTGTAGTGAAGGTGAATGCTTCAGATCTGGACGAGGGCAGTAATGGATGTATTGTATACTCGTTTGGGGActctgtacaaaataaaataccGGAATTGTTTCATTTAGATATTTATACTGGACAAATAACTGTTAATGGCGTGATTGATTTTGAAGATAAAGAAATGTACGAATTTGATGTAGAAGCCTCAGACAAAGGAAATGTGCCAATGAGCTCTTTCTGCACTGTGTTGGTTCAAATTAAAGACATGAATGATAACGCACCCCAGATAGACATAACGTCTTTATCAAGTTCTATACTCGAGGATGTAAAACCAGGTTCAGTAGTCGGAGTATTCAGTATTACGGACCTGGATTCTGGTTTAAATTCTAAAATCGCATGCACCATATCTGAAAAGCTGCCCTTTGAAATAAAGCCGTCAATTCAAGAAAATCTTTACTCTTTGACAACAAATTCGAGACTGGATCGGGAATCTGCATCTGAATATAACATAACGATAACTGCCAAAGACTTTGGTCATCCTTCTCATTCGTCTTATAAAACTGTTTTGATGAATGTTTTGGATGTGAATGACAACAATCCCAAATTTTTAGAAAATCCTTATATGTTCTTTGTTGAGGAAAATAACACACCAGGAGCCTCCATCTTTACAGTAAGCGCAGTTGACGAGGACACAAATGAGAATGCTCTCATAACTTACTATTTGTGGGAAAGCGAAGCTGTGGAGAAGCAAATGGTGCCTTTTCTCAATATAAATTCCAATAATGGACAAGTGACTACTTTTACAAGCTTTgactttgaaaaaatgaaaagcttcACCTTCATTGTTGTAGCTAAAGACTCAGGAGTGCCGTCGCTAAGCAGTAACGTAACTGTAAACGTTTTTATTTTGGACCAAAATGATAATCCACCATTGGTCTTGTTTCCTTTACAAACAAATGGGACTGCAGTGGCAGAGGAGACGATTCCACGAAATGTCAAAACGGGTTATTTAGTTACAAGAATAAGAGCCTACGATGCTGATGTCGGATATAAcgctttgctttcattttctctggAAGAAGCCACAGATTCGTCACTTTTCCTCTTAGGACGCTATACCGGAGAAATCAGAACTCTTCGTGCCATTGCCGAGTCTGATGTTACTGTACATAAAATGGTTGTAATCGTAAAAGACAGCGGGAGCATTTCACTTTCTGCATCTGTAACAGTAATCGTGACAACACCTGAAAACACAGAAGCGCATGCGttgtctgaaattaaaagcacCACGACACGAGAAGAGCCGGGAAATAAGACgacattttatttgattatcGTTTTGGGTTCAGTTTCATCTTTGTTTGTCATCACAATTATTGCCCTGATTGCTTTCCAATGTCACAAGACTTATCATGGTTTCATCAGTAACAAATACTTCGATGACACAAACTACGCCGAAGTTAGCGGATCACTTTTTCACAGCCATCATTATCAGACTGCAGAGAAGCGACTGGTGTTGATTGGACCAGAAATGAACAGAGAAGGCATGGTGGATGTGGGGAGCAATGCAAATACTCTGCTCATTTCAGACAGTGGAGTTAAAGTTGCACAAATGGTGAGTAACCTCTGTGTTTAATGTAAATCGACAGTTAATGGTTGATGTGTTATTA
It encodes:
- the LOC120542147 gene encoding protocadherin alpha-8-like isoform X11, whose product is MKELDTYERILSHLFFVICCWGNALAHLRYSVPEESTSGTIIGNIIKDLGLDIKSLQGRGFRVISGSKQQLLQVNPRTGVLFVNEIIDREALCDRDKPCIMNIKIIIENPIEVHQAAIEILDVNDNSPVFHVKNKILEIIESSPVGSRFPLQGADDSDFGVNSVKYYQLSQNDHFILEVEERSRKSKIPVLVLHKGLDRELKSKYDFVLSAVDGGSPPRSGNMNITVMVADINDNAPVFLEQMYSVTLEENSPLGTLVVKVNASDLDDGSNGYIIYSFGESIQNKVSELFHLDTYTGEITVNGMIDFEEKDLYEFDVKASDRGNVPRSSFCTVFIQIKDMNDNAPQIDITTLSSSILEDVKPGSVVGVISITDLDSGFNSKIACTISEKLPFEIKPSIQENLYSLITNSRLDREFASEYNITITAKDFGHPSLSSYKIVLVNVLDVNDNNPKFLENLYVFFVEENNTPGASIFTLSAVDEDTNENALITYYLWENEAAEKQVVPFLSINSNNGQVTTFTSFDFEQMKSFTFIVVAKDSGVPSLSSNVTVNVFILDQNDNPPLVLFPFQINGTAVAEETIPRNVKAGYLVTRLRAYDADVGYNALLSFSLEEATDSSLFRVGRYTGEIRTLRAIAESDVTVHKMVVIVKDSGSLSLSASVTVIVTTAENTEAHALSEIKTSTREEPGNKTTFYLIIVLGSVSSLFVITIIGLIAFQCHKTYHGFISNKYFDDTNYAEVSGSLFHSHHYQTAEKRLVLIGPEMNREGMVDVGSNANTLLISDSAVKVAQMTGDKQLVFIGPGMNRDSMVEVGSNTNTLLVSDSGIKIAQVTGDKQLVFIGPGMNRDSMVEVGSNTNTLLVSDSGIKIAQVPKQPNTDWRYSASLRAGMQSSVHMEESAVLQGPSGVHIQNWPTVSSATPEPEAGEVSPPVGAGINSNSWTFKYGPPAGNPQQLKPGEVPENFIIPGSPAIISIRQGPPGAADDKSDFITFGKKEETKKKKKKKKGKADKKEKANDGGDH
- the LOC120542147 gene encoding protocadherin alpha-3-like isoform X31 — protein: MNIKITIENPIEVHQAAIEILDVNDNSPSFHVKNKSLEISESTPVGSRFPLQGADDPDFGVNSVKFYQLSQNDNFIVEVEERSKKSKIPVLVLHKGLDREMKSKYNFVLSAIDGGSPPRSGNMNITVMVADFNDNAPVFVEHIYSVILEENAPLGTLVVKVNASDLDEGSNGCIVYSFGDSVQNKIPELFHLDIYTGQITVNGVIDFEDKEMYEFDVEASDKGNVPMSSFCTVLVQIKDMNDNAPQIDITSLSSSILEDVKPGSVVGVFSITDLDSGLNSKIACTISEKLPFEIKPSIQENLYSLTTNSRLDRESASEYNITITAKDFGHPSHSSYKTVLMNVLDVNDNNPKFLENPYMFFVEENNTPGASIFTVSAVDEDTNENALITYYLWESEAVEKQMVPFLNINSNNGQVTTFTSFDFEKMKSFTFIVVAKDSGVPSLSSNVTVNVFILDQNDNPPLVLFPLQTNGTAVAEETIPRNVKTGYLVTRIRAYDADVGYNALLSFSLEEATDSSLFLLGRYTGEIRTLRAIAESDVTVHKMVVIVKDSGSISLSASVTVIVTTPENTEAHALSEIKSTTTREEPGNKTTFYLIIVLGSVSSLFVITIIALIAFQCHKTYHGFISNKYFDDTNYAEVSGSLFHSHHYQTAEKRLVLIGPEMNREGMVDVGSNANTLLISDSGVKVAQMPKQPNTDWRYSASLRAGMQSSVHMEESAVLQGPSGVHIQNWPTVSSATPEPEAGEVSPPVGAGINSNSWTFKYGPPAGNPQQLKPGEVPENFIIPGSPAIISIRQGPPGAADDKSDFITFGKKEETKKKKKKKKGKADKKEKANDGGDH